One genomic segment of Juglans regia cultivar Chandler unplaced genomic scaffold, Walnut 2.0 Scaffold_741, whole genome shotgun sequence includes these proteins:
- the LOC108985826 gene encoding uncharacterized protein LOC108985826 yields the protein MTPFETIYGTPPIRLQAYIPGLTANQLVDQLLQTREQILVTLKSNLSLAQDRMKYYYEKRRTDREFSLGDWVYLKLQPYRQQSVAVRRNLKLSPRYFGPFQITHRIGKVAYRLCLPSDSLLHPVFHVSVLKKNIGDQLTHFSSLPPVDLQGEFRPQPERIFECRSSERDNKAMVEVLIQWEGAGVEDSTWEPYWKLRQQFSHLVGKVL from the coding sequence ATGACTCCCTTCGAAACTATTTATGGGACTCCTCCAATTAGGCTTCAAGCCTACATTCCTGGTTTAACTGCAAATCAGTTAGTGGACCAATTATTACAGACTCGAGAGCAAATTTTGGTAACACTTAAGTCCAATTTATCTCTTGCTCAAGATAGAATGAAGTATTATTATGAAAAGCGTAGGACTGACAGAGAATTCTCATTgggggattgggtttatcttaaacttCAACCCTATAGGCAGCAATCTGTGGCAGTTAGGAGGAATCTTAAGCTTTCACCTCGCTATTTTGGGCCATTTCAGATTACTCACAGAATTGGCAAAGTGGCATATCGATTATGTTTGCCCTCAGATTCACTCTTGCAtcctgtttttcatgtttctgtgttgaagaaaaatattggaGACCAGCTCACACATTTCTCTTCCCTACCTCCAGTTGACTTACAAGGAGAGTTCAGGCCTCAACCTGAGAGAATTTTTGAGTGTAGGAGTAGTGAGAGGGACAACAAAGCTATGGTAGAAGTCTTGATCCAATGGgaaggtgctggagtggaagacTCGACATGGGAACCTTATTGGAAGCTTCGGCAACAATTTTCCCatcttgtgggcaaggtgctttaa